One stretch of Tepidibacter hydrothermalis DNA includes these proteins:
- the hydF gene encoding [FeFe] hydrogenase H-cluster maturation GTPase HydF, which produces MQGTPRSNRLHISIFGKRNAGKSSLINALTNQDIALVSNVAGTTTDPVYKAMEILPIGPVVLIDTAGIDDEGDLGQLRVKKTLQVLNKTELAVLVISAVDGVTDFDKETLDRIKDKKIPVVGVVNKSDEKNLSESDINNIQDEIGIEFVKVSSKTRDGIDELKNLIIKYSPNTDVEKKIVGDLIEPHDYVVLVTPIDKAAPKGRLILPQQQTTRDIIDHGSIAIITRETELEATLQGLNKRPKIVITDSQAFEKVDKLTPKDIPMTSFSILYARYKADLEELVLGVKQIEKLKENDNVLICEGCTHHRQEGDIGKDKIPKWIEGMCGKNLNFEWTSGVNYPEPDEMKKYSLIVHCGGCMLNPKEMEFRVMQARENRTPIVNYGILIGHITGVLERALEPFPVAKELYIGE; this is translated from the coding sequence ATGCAGGGAACACCGAGAAGTAATAGACTTCATATATCTATATTCGGAAAAAGAAATGCAGGTAAATCAAGCCTTATCAATGCACTTACTAATCAAGATATAGCCCTAGTTTCAAATGTAGCTGGAACTACTACTGATCCCGTTTATAAGGCCATGGAAATACTTCCAATAGGACCTGTTGTTTTAATAGATACAGCAGGTATTGATGATGAAGGTGATTTAGGTCAGCTTAGAGTAAAAAAGACTCTTCAGGTGTTAAACAAAACTGAGCTTGCAGTACTTGTTATAAGTGCAGTTGATGGGGTAACTGATTTTGATAAAGAAACTTTAGATAGAATCAAGGATAAGAAGATACCTGTAGTTGGAGTTGTAAACAAGTCTGATGAAAAGAATCTGTCAGAAAGTGATATAAATAATATACAAGATGAGATTGGAATTGAATTTGTAAAGGTAAGTTCAAAGACTAGAGATGGAATAGATGAACTTAAAAATTTAATTATAAAGTATTCTCCAAATACTGATGTTGAAAAGAAGATAGTAGGGGATTTGATAGAACCACATGATTATGTAGTTTTAGTTACTCCTATAGATAAGGCTGCACCTAAAGGAAGATTAATACTTCCTCAACAACAGACTACAAGAGATATAATAGACCATGGCTCAATAGCAATAATAACAAGAGAAACAGAACTTGAAGCAACTCTTCAAGGTCTTAATAAAAGGCCAAAGATAGTTATAACAGATTCACAAGCTTTTGAAAAAGTAGATAAGTTAACTCCAAAAGATATACCTATGACATCATTTTCAATATTATATGCGAGATACAAGGCTGATTTAGAAGAACTTGTTCTTGGAGTTAAGCAAATAGAGAAACTAAAAGAAAATGATAATGTCTTAATATGTGAAGGGTGTACTCATCATAGACAAGAAGGAGATATAGGAAAAGATAAAATTCCTAAATGGATAGAGGGTATGTGTGGTAAAAATTTAAACTTTGAATGGACTTCTGGAGTCAACTATCCAGAGCCAGATGAAATGAAAAAGTATAGTTTGATAGTTCACTGTGGTGGATGCATGCTAAATCCTAAGGAAATGGAATTTAGAGTTATGCAGGCTAGAGAAAATAGAACTCCTATTGTAAATTACGGAATATTAATAGGTCATATAACTGGAGTTTTAGAAAGAGCACTTGAACCATTCCCTGTTGCTAAAGAACTTTATATTGGAGAGTAA